A segment of the Malaclemys terrapin pileata isolate rMalTer1 chromosome 1, rMalTer1.hap1, whole genome shotgun sequence genome:
GTCAAGATGAGAACCTGgacctttttgttcttttttttttctgtttttctttgtcaCTCTGCTACTTCTGCTGGTGCAGCAGCGGAGAGGTAAGGCGATTCTCCAACAGAAGAATATTTCTACACAGGTGGGAGAACATGGGATTCCCATGATTCTGTGTCACATTCCCTTTTGCTCCTCTCTCCAAATGCACGCTCAGAATGAAGAAGTAAAACCAAATGGATTCAGATCTTTCCTGTGGCTCCTTAGTTGCAGAATTTCCTGGCCCTAACATTCGTAcaaaaaatgccttttaaaacaTGAGAGCTGTGTTTTTGTTCCCAAGAAGAATATACAGTTGAAAATAGGTTTTGAGATTTGCATCCAGCTAGTGAAATGTGTTCTGATCCAGATACTTCACCTTCCTATGCTtaaactcctttttttttcttattgatcTAATGGCTCCTGATCTTTCTAATTTGTATCCTCTTACCCGTTCTTTTGCCTTCTTTTGTTCTTCActtaaggccatgtctatgtGTACAGCTGTGCCGTTgaagcacgtctggtgaagacgctcggtgccgatgggggagagctctcccgtcggcataaaaaaacccatctctttgagcggcagaagctatgtcagtaggagaagctctcccattgacatagcgctGTTCACACGAGCATTTATGTCAGTGTAACGTATATTGCTCGGGGCGTGATTTATTCACAGCTCTGATCGACATAACTTATGCCGACATGGGCTGTAGTATGGATATAGCCTAAGTGACTGCACTTGCAGAGATGACTTTTCTAATGCATCTGTGAGCTTTTTTCTCTTACAAGGCCTATTGGTTAATCCTCTGCTGTGCAATGCATGACTCAACAGTACAAAGTTCTTGGCAGAGTGGACTCTAAATCTAACTTTTTAATTATTGGGAGAGTAAGTGTTACAGGCAAATTTCCCTGCTCAGTTGTGCCAATGCAGCTCTCACATAACAAATATGACCTTTGATTTTGCTGTATTTGGCCTCCTACACTGAGGTTACCAATTGTTTGCTAGTTTTGCATGTGTGCAAATGCCAAGAACACCAGAtgaatttctttaaaatgaaTGTGTAAGAGAGAATAGCTCTCTGTGGGCTTGTCTTTCTGTACAGCACTGTAGCAGTGTAGCTACATTGGTGTAGCTGCACTGCTATAGCACTGTACGTGAAGATGCTACTttgttgacgggagagcatcttCCATCgacgtagttaatccacctcctcaaaaggcagtagctgtgtcgatggaagaagctctcctgtccACATACCGCTGTCTATAtgcgggggttaggtcagtataactatgtcgctcaagggtgtggatttttcacactcctgaacaacatagttataccaatatagatctgtagtgtagatctggccttaaTTGCTCATCAGTTGTCTGACAAGCTCAAAGCATTGTACAAATGTaattgaattaagcctcacagtaCCACTGGGAAGTAGGCAAGATGTattattccccccctccccccccttttttttttcttcacaggtggggaaactggtACACAGAGAACTGAAGGGACTGTCTCAGGTTCACATAGTAATTCTgtgcagaggtgggcagggaACTGATGGCTGACTCCCAGTCTTGTGCTTACACAGCAAGACCACTTTCATCAGTCCTACACCCCTTCTAGTGGACTTTAGTGCTGTATTGGGCAAATAGTATTTAACAGATTGCTTTGGAAGGCCTAGAGGAAGGAAAAACACCTTAgaaaataacttgtgtttgaaaaTAACTCTTTAGAACATGGACTATGCATAGCCACAAATTGCGCAGTACTGATGGGCTCTTCAACCATAACTTTTCAAACCAGCCATTGGGGGGACCAGATAGCTCAGCGTAACAGTAACAGGAGATGGATATTTCAACTCAAGGATGCTGATTCAGATTGTTACCAGATTGGTAAATAAGCAAAAATTGTTACCATCTGTTTGACCTTTGTTAAATGAGCTGCTGCTATCTCTTCAGTTTCCAGTGCAAAATTGTTCACATTAAACGATTATCAGAGTTGGTGCCAATTGTTAGTCTTCCTCTGGCCTGTCTATTAGCTTATGAGTAATCTCATAGGTTCTCAGATATTATGTTGATGAGGGCCATTTAAGTACCTAGATAGAGAGGTTTCAAAGGCCACACCTTCCAGGGGTgctttcagattttaattttgtttctttgttttccaCTTCTAGGAATGCTTTAACTCTCCCTATGGtactaaatattttgctgaatatGCAGAGAAAATCCCTGGAGAATCCACACAGAAGCTCTCAGAAGTTGCAAAGGAGTGTGGCATCTACCTCATTGGAGGTAGCTTTTTTGTTAGTGTTTGTCTTCTGAGTTTAAATTCAGGTCTTAGTTTGGGAGCAGCACAAGCATTGTTTGCTTATTTGTGTAGCTGGATCGTCACTATATGTAACTGTTGGAAATTTGTCTTCTCTTCCTAATAAAGGATCCATTCCAGAGGAGGATGCTGGGAAGTTGTATAACACATGTACTGTTTTTGGGCCGGATGGTGCTATGTTGGCTAAGCACAGAAAGGTGAGAAAAGATAGAGGCATTTTGTTATCAGTGGGTTTCTCTTGATGTGACTATGACTGATATTTGGCTGTGTTGTGCAGAAGTGATAGCTGCTTTCTTTTTAAGTCTACATCTAGGTTTCTAATAGGAACCCACCATCCACAGATTTCAAAATTGAATATGAGGAACAAAAGAGGTGGTAGTTATGAGAATATGTTGTACTATAGTTTCCGGCTCATATATAATGTAGGATCTGAGGATCTAAAAGAACTTTAAAGGGGGGATGGGTAATAAgtttgttttacagatgaggtagGTGAGGGGCAGAAAGGTTAATTAGCTTGCCCAGTGTGCCATGGCAAATCAGTGTTAGAACTGGGGTTCAcgctgatgtcaatggcaaaatttccattgatttcagttgggtcAGGATTTTACCGTATGTCTCCTGCCTCTCATTCCATTGCTCTATCTACAAACCCATGCTGTCACTATTTTTGCTGTTACTATAACTATTTGTTGTAAATACATTTTTGGATTAATTTAGCTTTTTTGTGTTCATAGAAGTTTGGATTTTTATGTTCTTCTTCACTATTTGGTGAACAATTACGAAGAGTTTGTCAACAAATTTAATCTGCTGGGTTGTTCACAAGCTGTTTGCTTCCGCTCTCTGCTGTCTGTGGTGAGCGATAGGTCACCCAAGTCATACTTGTGTATtgtctgctccctgattggatggtaGAAACTTTCTATACAGGACAATAGTAAATAGATCCCCTTGCTTGCACACAGACACCTCAGCTCCCATGAGAATACACATGTTTGTCTGAAAAGCACCCGTTGACCAAACACTTGTGTGAAGAATATCATTTTCTTATGAATAGTGAACAAGAGGCGCGCAAACATTATCACACTGAACAGTAAGGCTCTATTCAGCTAGGTCTAGTATTCAATCGCTCACCTATTTTGTAACCCAATACAACATAACTGCTGCACTTGGGCTACCTTGTTAGATGATGTCACTTTAAAGTTATTTTCTtatcttcattattttttttgcaGGTGTTGGGAATGTTTGTACAGTTGGATTTGTACTGGaccattattttttaattatttaatactTGTGTAGCATGAGGCCCACCTCAAGGTTGGACCACCCCCACTTTTGCTAGGTAGAGGCAGAGCCGGtttaagctttttggggcaaaaTTGCCAGTTCTGCAATCACTTGTGCATGTGACTAGTCAGAATGAGTTTGGTGGAACTTCTTGACTGTGGAAAGTCACTTGCCTGGGTaagttttgcaggattggggttaaGACCATGTTATCAGAAAGATAATTATCCTTCTCTTTGAACTAAGCTCTCAGATTTTACTTACAACTTCAATGTCAGGGTAATTTAAATGTCTTTTAATATGTACATATTCCTTTGGAAGGTAGCTCATCTAATCTAGTCTAGTATAAATGAGTGAAGACAGAAACTAGTAAGGATAGTTAAATAGAGGAAcaggttgcctagggaggttatggaatccccatctttGAAGATTTTTAGGAATAAGTTAGACATATACTTGTCCCATCCCCCTTTGAATGAGGTCACCAggactggcttagacttgctgggatccggggctgaagcccgagccccactgcctagggccaaagcctgagggtcccccctcctggggtcgtgtagtaatttttgttgtgagaagggggtcgtggtgcaatgaagtttgagaacccctggcctaggtaTAATTAATCCTGCTTCAGCATGGAaggatggactagatggcctGTTGATGTCCCTTCTAGCCCTCCATTTCTATGATGAACAGAGTATATAAAATCCTACTGCTATTTCTGAATGACTCTTTTCATGAACAAGTTAGAGAGCCCCGATAGGAGTTCTTTTTTATTCGTTATGTCTTTAGCTAGTTTTACATAGTTTCTATTACTGCATCACACCAGAGACTTTTCATTTTATCTAGTAAGCAGTATAAAAAATGGGCATATGGATTAACTGGTGCACATTATTTAAAAGGCACGACTATTTTTTCAAATAGTTTAGGAAACTTATACACAAATCTGGGACAGGCTTTTGAGTTAAAAAATCTTGCCACAGTCCCAAAATATTAATTTCATCTAAAAGAATATTTGATTGTGATTCTGATAAGGCCCTGGTCTAGGATAATAAAATAggtcagagcagtggttctcaaccagggatacatgtacccctggaggtttgcagaggtcttccaggggatacttcaactcctctagatatttgctttgttttacaacaggctacataaaaagcactagcaaagttgGTTCCAACTAAactttcatacaatgacttgtttatactgctctatatactatatgctgaaatgtaagtacaatatgtatattccaattgatgtattttataattatatggtaaacatgagaaaataagcaatttttcagtaatagagtGCTATGAcgcttttgtaagcaagtagattttaaggGAGGTGAagcttgggggtacacaagagaAATCAGAATCCTGAAAgcggtacagtagtctggaaagtttgagagccactgggctagAGGATCCATAAGTTTAATATAGGCTCATACACAGTAGGGAGAAATCCTTGTTAATATCATTGTGCTGAATAATTTGTAAGGAGTGTCTTGGGTTATTTTTGAAACAGATTCATTTATTTGACATTAACGTTCCTGGGAAAATCCGGTTCCAGGAGTCGGAAACTCTGAGCCCAGGGGACAGTTTCTCCATGTTTGATACTCGTGAGTATAAGAGAATCAGTTATCTTTCTAATGGGCCCTAATAAAATGACAGCAACCACCATCTTGATATTGTTTTTTCCACCATAGTAGTAGTATTTATGTCAAAGCGTGCTACGGCATTTGACAAACAGGAAGTTAGAGAgtgcatttttcaaaagcaccaaagtccTGTTATCAAGTGAAGGAGCCTATCTCATTGGGAGTCAATGGCTCCTAAATCTCCCAGACACTTCTTGAAAAGTTTACCCATAGTCAAATCTATGatttaaaaagacaaagacaGAGGGTGGTGGAAAGAGATGCAACATCCAAACAAAATGATCTGGGCAGCGATAGACATGTATCATGTTGGTTTCATTCATTAAAGATGATGATTGTAAGTTTGTATAACTAGAAGTCTTATACTTTAGTCGAACAAAAGGGTGAATTCTATTTTTCTAGGGCCTGGTTTGGAGTGTTGCACATCCCATGATCTGTATTTGTAAATAGCAGTGGTATCTCACAGGAGTGAGGTTGGTTTTGTGGAGCCCTGGCTTTGCTCTTGTGGTTTGGAGTTCTGGTTCCATAATTCCCAGCTGCCTGTTCACAGATGGTGCCTAGGCTGCTGTAAGATTTCCTCTCCAACTAGAATGGAAAGAATGGGAAAAGCAATTACTGAAGCAGCTTTTTTGTGAGGGTTCAGTATTCCCATAGCACATACTGGCAGTTCACAAAATTCGTTTGAACAATGGACTCATTTTATTTAGGTCATTTATATGAGGCTCATTACACCCAAAAGTTGGCTTGGAAAAGAATAAACAAAGTGTTGAACTAGACCTGGCAAATTATATCCTATGAGGATGGCATGGTAGTGGAGATTTCCAATTTTCGGCTAACATAGCAGAATGTCCCATGTGATTTGTTTTATATCCACTCCCAAAATGACTTGCTTCCTTAAGTGATGCTTGCACTTTCTATAATCCCCACCAAAATTACCGTGTCCCATTAACTGAGCTCTCTCCAAATTATCTAATATCCCTTGGGCTGTGGTCATCTCCTTCTTGCAATAAGATGGTTGTGTATGGGAGAAATCTCTTAGCAACAACTGTGTTGTTATCTCAGTGCATGtagtttgtgttttttctttcccATCTGTGTGCTTCATTGAGAAATTGATCAGTAATTTTTGAGAAGATACCTATAAAACCAAACAAAGAATAACATGACAAGGGGATATAGCTGCTTGATAAGGCAGTTGTGACAGGGACCTCTTTCTACTCCATAAAATAACTAACaatatccacattttaaaaaaagaaaattctcaGACTGGTGCACTTTCCTGGGTAACTCTAGCTGAAATTCACTGCAGGTACAGTGGTTGCAGAGAAGAAAGCACATGTCTAAAATCAGTGTTTGTTTCTTGTGGTGGAAAGTATTGTACAAGAGCTTTCACGATTGGTGGCTGGAGACCTGAGATTCCCTTCCCGCATTCAGCATGACAGTGACTTCTGCTTTGTGTCTCTTCTGTTTTGGGAACAGCATACTGTAAAGTGGGACTGGGGATCTGCTATGACATCCGATTTGCTGAGCTTGCTCAAATCTACACACAGAAAGGTGAGGATGTGTTGCTAAGTAAACTTCTCCAGACTTTGTACAACGGGGACTTACCATTAATTGAGAGGTGACCCATCCATACAGAACTGCTTCAGAAAAAGTGCTGCTTGCTTTTCAATCCACAGCTGCATACATGTGGTCAGACCCCATGATTATCCACAAACTGCATAGATCGCGTCAGGAATAGAGCTCATGAGCTTCTGGTCCAAAAATACAGCTATCTGCTTGACTAGTCAAAGGAGCAGCGCCTCTCATTGAGACAGTAGGGAGGTGCTGGTCCTACATGACTAGATCAGAATATCAAAGACTGATGCATGCaccctttcctgtgagccagtgCACGAAAGTATTCCCTGTGGTTTACTTGGTATAAGTGTGTATACATACCCTTTGTGGATGTTCTGCATATTCTAACCATTTATGGATACTGATGTCTTTAAGTAAATACATTCAAAGGaacttcctctccttccctcccctccctctccccccggccCTTAATCCCAGCCACGCAGTTTTTCCCCCCGGCTATGTGCCAGGATTGATTCCCAGGCACTCAGCTACTGGGGAGGATGGAATGTTCCTGGCTTAGGGGAAGCAGGGCAAATCAGGACTCTTAgggggaattggtcctgctttaccTCCCCACATGCTGCAAACCACCCTCCAAAAGCCagattgggggaaggggagtgaaaGGACTGCATGACTCAGGACATAAAAGGGATGATGCAGATCTTACTAGCCTCTCTTCCCTTTCTTGCATGCTTTgatgagcagtgaaatagttaataacgttgccattttaaaatgtcagtattGGGTTTCAGAATCATCGACCTGTTGAGATAAATCAGGTAGTTCATGTCTCCCGGCTGTCGCTTTAGGCTGTCTGCAGAGTCCAAGCATCTGATAATATTTGCTGCACAATgtgaaggttttcttcacaaccataagggGAAGAGACTTGCTCCTCTTTCAGAGAgagcttagattctggagcacaagatGGCAGCTGTGACAGAAAGATACCAGTTCACTGAGTCACAGTGAACTGGACCAATTCCTCCCTGGCCTGTCTTTTGAAAGGGGTTTGGAGGAAACAGGTCACATGAAAAGGTGACTATAAAGAGGAATAGTCCTGGATCTTGAGGTTGCCAGGAAGGGGAGGCACTGAGTTAGTTGAGAGGGCCCCATACAGGAAATCTGAAGATGACTATATTCTATCCATGGAGGAAGGCACATCTGTTATAATATCTGGGGAGTGCTCCCAGAGGATGATAGACAGCAAGTCTGCTGCCTGGCAGCTATGAAAAGCCAATACCCCCCTACACTTCCCCACCCTCACATGGCTTGTCCTGTCCTTAATTAGACTCATGCAACTTACAAACTTTAGACAATGTAGAAGTTAAAGGCCAGTGACCTACAAAGCCACCACGCTCTTTGACACAACTTACCTGATTGACTGTGTGTATTTCAGCAGTGCAGGGATACTGCAGCTCTGAACTGCGATAACCATGCTTCCCCCATGACAACTTCTTTTGTTATCTTATAATACCGAGGCATTCTTTTTTATCCAAGGTTGCCAGCTGCTAGTGTATCCAGGGGCTTTTAATATGACAACTGGACCAGCCCACTGGGAACTGCTGCAAAGAGGACGGTAAGAACTAAGTAACagcctttccctcctcctcctgaaaGGGATTTTAGCTTGTTGAATTGActcagaattttgtttttaaactggacTTTGGTGTCAGGATAGAAAGAATCATGTAACTCCCTTATATCTTATAGGCCATACACAGCACCAAATAATTCCCACCATCAATAGGAAAACTCTAATTCTTCAGTCGTGATATAAACACCTTTGTGCCAATCTCTCAGATACCAAGCTCTGAgaaagcacttttcatctgtacaCCTCCGAGTGCTTTACATGGAGAAGTAACACAGATGGGGAAGCTTGAGGCActgagagggagaagggggtTCATTCTAAGAGTTGCTCACTGTGATTTTTCCCAAGATCATGCTGAGTCAGTGAAAGTCAAGAATAGAACCTGTATCTCTTGAATCCCAGCACTGCTTAGTCACTTAGTTGGCATGTTGGCTCCTCTGTTACTGTCTAGATCCTGAAATGTAGGCAGTGGTTGGGATTCAGATTGAGTGTGATTCAACCAGCCATCCCTATTGAGCAAAGGACTTAAATTGGCATTAATGGGAGCTTAAATGCTGTGGACCATTAAATCTGGTCCACTTGGCATATAGAAATTCCTCCTTTCCTGAGTCTCTGGATTTTTGCTTTGCTGACCTTCACATTATTTATGGTTTTGGCTATTTTGAATCTCCTAAAATGCAGCAAGATGGAAAATCCAGATCACCTCTTTGGCATAATTTTTCATTCCcttctgtttattgtttttcTC
Coding sequences within it:
- the NIT2 gene encoding omega-amidase NIT2 — protein: MRPALPPVGLSAEVALAWGEMLPARGAMANFRLALIQLHVSAVKSDNLNKACGLIRKATAQGAKVVALPECFNSPYGTKYFAEYAEKIPGESTQKLSEVAKECGIYLIGGSIPEEDAGKLYNTCTVFGPDGAMLAKHRKIHLFDINVPGKIRFQESETLSPGDSFSMFDTPYCKVGLGICYDIRFAELAQIYTQKGCQLLVYPGAFNMTTGPAHWELLQRGRAVDNQVYVATASPARDEKASYVAWGHSTVVNPWGEVIAKAGTEETIIYTDIDLKKLADIRQQISIHTQKRSDLYSVEAKRE